In Companilactobacillus allii, one genomic interval encodes:
- a CDS encoding Y-family DNA polymerase, which translates to MYDYKNEPRRLIFAIDNKSFYASCECVELGINPLEAVLVVMSRADNTGSGLVLATSPMAKKKYGIKNNVSHGCDLPMLKEMIIVPPRMNLYIHRNLQINNIFREYVADEDLHPYSIDESILDLTKSWRLFGKTPFDVARRIQREVRDKLGLYTTVGIGDNPLLAKLALDNEAKHNESFMAYWSYQNVPDKVWKIDNLTDFWGVNKRTEKRLNKLGIYTIKELASYDPYWLKKEFGVVGEQLFAHSWGVDRSILTQKFHAKSKSFGNSQVLPRDYTKQRDIEIVIREIGEQVASRIRSRHKMARNIHLYVGFGFNQISDKSGFGKSKKIEATNLNKDIVAQLLLMFRELYNGEIVRNISVSVGDLTDDNDLQLDIFQKADKQIKAHDLDYLVDDIRKRFGFNSLIKASSLLDAGTAKSRASLVGGHSGGNAYD; encoded by the coding sequence GTGTATGATTACAAAAATGAACCACGCAGATTGATATTTGCCATTGATAACAAGTCATTTTATGCAAGCTGTGAATGTGTCGAACTGGGAATCAATCCACTTGAAGCAGTACTAGTCGTGATGTCGAGGGCAGATAATACCGGCAGTGGATTGGTACTAGCAACTTCTCCAATGGCGAAGAAAAAATACGGCATTAAGAATAATGTTTCGCACGGATGTGACTTACCGATGTTAAAAGAAATGATAATTGTCCCACCTCGGATGAACTTGTACATACATCGTAACTTACAGATCAATAATATCTTCAGAGAATATGTCGCTGACGAAGATCTACATCCATATTCAATTGATGAGAGTATTTTGGATCTGACCAAGTCTTGGAGGTTATTTGGCAAGACACCTTTTGATGTCGCTAGAAGGATTCAAAGGGAAGTTAGAGATAAATTGGGCTTGTATACGACCGTTGGTATTGGAGATAATCCATTGCTGGCCAAATTAGCACTAGACAATGAAGCCAAGCACAATGAGAGTTTCATGGCATATTGGTCCTATCAAAATGTACCGGATAAGGTTTGGAAGATCGATAACTTAACTGACTTTTGGGGAGTGAACAAAAGAACAGAAAAACGCTTGAACAAATTAGGTATCTATACGATAAAAGAATTGGCCAGTTATGATCCTTACTGGTTAAAAAAAGAATTCGGCGTCGTTGGTGAACAACTTTTCGCACATTCTTGGGGAGTGGATCGGTCAATATTAACGCAAAAGTTCCACGCTAAGTCTAAGTCATTTGGTAATTCACAAGTATTGCCACGGGATTACACTAAACAACGTGATATTGAAATTGTCATAAGAGAAATAGGTGAGCAGGTGGCATCACGTATCCGTTCAAGACATAAGATGGCACGAAATATCCATTTATATGTCGGGTTTGGTTTCAATCAGATCAGTGATAAAAGTGGGTTTGGTAAGTCTAAGAAAATTGAAGCCACTAATTTGAATAAAGATATTGTAGCGCAGTTATTGTTGATGTTTAGAGAGCTATATAACGGTGAAATAGTTAGGAATATCAGTGTCAGTGTTGGAGATCTAACTGATGATAATGACCTGCAGCTGGATATTTTCCAAAAGGCAGATAAACAGATCAAGGCACACGACTTGGATTATTTGGTCGATGATATTCGTAAACGTTTTGGTTTCAATTCACTGATCAAGGCTAGTTCACTTTTGGATGCTGGAACTGCTAAAAGTCGAGCTTCACTAGTTGGTGGGCATAGTGGTGGCAATGCTTATGATTGA
- a CDS encoding sulfite exporter TauE/SafE family protein, translating to MPWYLVIIPGILAGLVQGLTGFGPAIVLMVFLPSILPMAKAAGVAGMIPVISVVMMAYHYRHYIKLKRIVWPFILYAVVASSSIHLGGMMNVQISRVLLGCLLIALSLYFLFTHTSAQKKFPLWVAVIFVLISGFFSGLFGIGGPLMALYFLSLSDSKEEYMATVQSFFVFDMLFTSSFRIFNGIITLNELPIILIGIVGAGVGTFVAGKLLDHMNLELVSKCIYIFIGLSGIYYFVSSLMSILLKLERFTIAF from the coding sequence ATGCCTTGGTATTTAGTAATTATCCCCGGTATTTTGGCTGGATTAGTTCAAGGACTGACAGGATTTGGTCCAGCAATAGTTTTGATGGTATTTTTACCAAGTATTTTGCCCATGGCCAAAGCAGCTGGTGTTGCTGGGATGATACCTGTTATTTCAGTTGTTATGATGGCGTATCATTATCGTCACTATATCAAGTTAAAGAGAATAGTCTGGCCGTTTATTTTATATGCAGTCGTAGCATCGTCATCGATTCATCTAGGTGGGATGATGAATGTTCAAATATCTAGAGTGTTGTTGGGATGCTTGTTGATAGCATTATCATTGTATTTTTTGTTTACACATACTTCAGCACAAAAGAAGTTCCCACTTTGGGTAGCGGTCATATTTGTATTGATATCAGGATTTTTCAGTGGCCTGTTTGGTATCGGTGGACCGTTAATGGCGTTATATTTCTTGTCATTGTCGGATTCCAAAGAAGAATATATGGCGACCGTTCAGTCTTTTTTTGTGTTTGATATGTTATTTACGTCTTCATTTAGGATTTTTAATGGAATCATAACTTTGAATGAATTACCGATTATTTTAATAGGAATAGTGGGTGCCGGAGTTGGAACTTTTGTTGCCGGCAAATTACTTGACCATATGAACTTAGAGTTAGTAAGTAAGTGTATTTATATTTTTATTGGATTAAGTGGTATTTATTATTTTGTATCTTCGTTGATGAGTATTTTGTTAAAGCTAGAAAGATTCACTATTGCATTTTAG
- a CDS encoding TetR/AcrR family transcriptional regulator has product MAATKHAQLIKQDSKEYLVTALLQLLKHNDLNQITVSQVVKKAGVSRMAFYRNFDTLDDLLISYFEPLITAQFDEVKEKSSKEDKLSKVGEFFVRYADVLKLSIDRGFEYIIQNIFDDNMLEFYEGLKLPVEITATQHKYWVSFMSAGVYSIWRVWLINGEVESLSSMHDLIAKFQNSTMSSLVN; this is encoded by the coding sequence ATGGCAGCTACCAAGCATGCACAATTAATTAAGCAGGATTCCAAAGAATATCTAGTTACGGCATTGTTGCAACTGTTGAAACATAATGACTTGAATCAAATAACTGTCAGCCAAGTAGTAAAAAAAGCTGGAGTCAGTCGAATGGCGTTTTATAGAAACTTTGATACCTTAGATGATCTATTGATTAGTTATTTTGAACCACTGATAACAGCGCAATTTGATGAAGTAAAAGAAAAGTCTTCAAAAGAGGATAAGCTAAGTAAAGTTGGCGAATTTTTCGTTAGATATGCTGATGTTCTTAAATTGTCGATTGATAGGGGATTTGAGTATATTATTCAGAATATATTTGACGATAATATGTTAGAGTTTTACGAAGGACTAAAGTTGCCTGTTGAAATAACTGCGACTCAGCATAAGTACTGGGTTAGTTTCATGAGTGCTGGAGTTTACTCTATCTGGCGAGTTTGGTTGATTAATGGGGAAGTTGAATCCCTAAGTTCAATGCATGACCTGATTGCAAAATTTCAAAATTCGACTATGAGTTCGTTAGTAAATTAG